TGATGTGATTGAGTTATAAAACTTATTGTTCATAATCCATCAAAAATGTATATGTATCTCACAAAAGTATAGAAGATTACCGCATTATGTACTTTTAGATCGACAATTTCCTTGTTTTCTAAATATTTCCAAGACTGCAATGACTCATCACAaattaaaagtatatatatatatatatatatatatatatatatatatatatatatatatatatattaagaatatatataaataaataataggaTGCTTCTTTCTCATTAATAAACAAGAGGGATTGGAAATTATTATTTtccgaaaatttaaaaagtttcttGAATTAAAATTACATTAAGTCAACCACATCGTTGTCATTAATCTTCattttattgaaattttttatgactcaataaaaaaaaggataagcTAATGAATTTTTTTCCATGTTTTATTTCTTCTGCGCGTGAAAGAGATTAAGAAAACTTTTAAggactaaaaataaattatttattttgactTTTTTACCCATATTAATTTTATGGCCTTTCTTTCTGTTTTCACTCGCATTATTGATTCTCAGATTTGTAGTAATATCTAAGACAATTAGCTGCTTCTCATAGTTGGAGTCCTTTGATTAAATATGTTTTAATCTCTAATATAATTaacaaattatataatattttggataaattcttgaaaaaaaactcagcttttccaccactgatttattgAATTCTCAAACAAtgttatctttttttcttctttttataatgGATCGGTAAACCAGTTCAGAAATAATATAACgtggtataaaaatattataatataataatttttataatttttatgaaaatattatgcttttagtatttttatattatgttatcgtatttttagtaatattagaaaaactataacatcataaaaaaattctataaGACTTTGTTTTTTATCTTAATCATaccaaaaaaatataacacagcgtttttattctatattataatatttttagatttactgaaaatattttaacataatataaaaaatactgtAAATTCATCGATCCACTCAAtggattgatttaaaaaaaaaagtaaaaaagagaTAAAATGGGGGTAGGTGACAGGGGATATTTCAAAacttagattaaaaaaatgatgTTAAAATGATACTTTTCTAGAAAATTCTATTTTTAAACAAAATTCATCCcagtgtttttttattttttaggagATTAAGATTTACATTTGTTATTTACAAccctataataatatttttttaatattcctaGGTTAcccctttatatatatatctttaatttATAACtcaattttaataaaatcttcttactctttatttatcatatatacatatattcttaTCCTTTATCTCTTAATAATCggagataaataaaataataaaataaatagatgatgaaatgaaatgatttgaagatCGAAGCTgtcgataataaaatattatttattaattttttaaaagattGTGAATAATAATGGTGTTgtgaatattatattattattattattgagatgaTGGGAGGGTAGGGGTGGAATTTTCCTTAAAGAATAGGCTACTTGGTTAAACAATACGTTCTTTTGCTTCCGAGGGCAGCGGCCGCCCCCCTCGCCGTCCGTGCCTGCCGCCGCGGCAGTTTCCAATCACACTCCGCCGCTGCCACCCCCAggtttatcttcttcttctctttgttcTACTCCCTCCGCAGTTTCTTCTCTTACAGGGGAGCGCCTGAGAGCCGTGGGAGTGGTTTTAGTCTTGGAAAGGTGCCGCTCGGCGCCGGATGAGAAGCGATCCATGGAGGCCGCCGCGTCGAGATCCGGCAGGGGGTTCGACGACGAGGATGACGACGATCAGGAGTTTGCGAAAAGAGAAGGCTTCTTCTTCTCCCATAAAGGTGGTTCCTTTTGTAGCTGTTTctgttctctctcttttttattcgcCTTTCCCTTTCAGATGCGCTCCACTATTCCGTGTTCGGCGTCGGTAACCACCGCCGATGCATAATGTGGATTGTCTGACTGCAAACTGCAAATTGCAACTTGAATTGTAACGAAAGGGAAATGCTTTCGTTTTCATTTTTCCCAATTTTCATTTTATTATGGTTTTTAGTGGTAGTGATATAGACCCATGCAAAGATGAAATTTTGCAGGCGTTATAATGATTTCGTTTGGACATTAACTGATATCTTCTGAATTCTTATGCTTTTCTTCTTGATGGATAGCAGATTTGACCATCAAAGCAGATGGGAAAGGAAGTGGCACCGATGACCTGCCAACTACCCCGAGGTCTAAGCATTCTGCCATGGAGCAGCGGAGAAGAAATAAAATCAATGACAGGCAAGTGACCATTATGGTAATATATGCAAAAATCTCCAAATTCTGCTCTATATGTTGCTTGTTTCTGCCCTAAACTTATTCTGGCATTTTCTTTAAACTGTTTTTTTTTGGGAGTTTGAAGTAGTTGTGTATCCTGGTTCTCCTTGGCGATTAATTTAGGAACCGATGAGACTCTGCAATTTGCCACTTGTTTAATCAATTGGCTATAGCATGAAAATAACAATCACTATGTACTTTAGATCTTTTGGATGTGACCTTCTACATGTTCTTAGTTTTGCTTGGTCATAGTTGGTCCCTCTCAAAATTAATTAAACCctaatcaagaaaaaaaatgtatATGCTTATGCTTTCACTTTGATGTCATGATCTGGAAAGATTTGCTTAGATCTAGGAGATGGAGCGTGGTCTGCTGAGAGGGAAGCCACATGGGAGCCAGTTGGACTATTGGCTAGAAGGACTTCTTGAGGTGTGGAGCTCAAAGGCAAAGAGGCACCAGATCATGAGCCAAGGTAACTCTGATGAGCGAAGGAAGGAACATAGTGTCGAGCGGTATACCTTGGTTGGCTGGAGGGGCCTCACTTTTGCAACCGATGATAATTGTTTGGTAGCAGGCAAGACCCCCTGCTTTTCTGATGGAGGACAAGTTTTTCCTGTAGGTGATACTAACCACCTATAATCCTGACATTCACTGAGATATATAAGAGACCATAGGGTGAAGGTGACACATTGAATGAGTAGGCAGCAATCTGTGTAAGCCTAGAAGGTCCTTAATTTTGGTTGACCAAGGTCCTAGGTGGATGGCCAACCTCTCAGTTTATTGGTCTTGGGCTTCTTATATAAACTCCCCTGATTGGTTATGTGCTTGGAGTGAGGTAGGTCCGTCTGTCAGCCAAATAGGACCAGTCCACAATAGATTTTTTGTTTTATCATCTTTCTCTCTGGTTGTTTTCTCTGAAATCTTTGTAAGGCTTAAAGGCCATGCATGGACATTAATTTCTCTTCTATGCAATTAACTGGTTTGTTTAAGTTGCTTATTTCTCTAATTGATAGTTTACAATGTTGTCTTACCTTGAATCGGGAAAAGCACTGATTGGATGGTCATACTCTATCAATTTAGGAGATAATATTAGTTGactctcaagtctcaactgaaatTCATCTTTTCTTTTCAACCTTCTCTATTTTCCTTTACAtaaatctttttatttatcgCTATATATGGTGTTGCTTACTTATTGTTTGTAACAATACATGAATATTGTACTTGCCTGTTTAGTTTATGGCAACAAGTGACACTATATATGGTGTTGCTAACCTATTGTTGGTAACAATACATGAATATTGTACTTTCCTGTTTAGTTTATGGCAACAAGTGATGTGGTGCACTTGTTTTCTGTAGTTTAATAAGCTGAATGTTAACTGTCTTATGTACTTGCAGATTTCAGATACTTAGGGAACTCATACCTCATAGCGATCAGAAGAGAGATAAAGCATCATTTCTTCTGGAGGTATATATCATGCCAATAGTGCATAACTATGGAATATCTTTCCTCTTCTACATTATATTCTTTGACATTAACAGTTTTGCTTATTGTTTATTATACTTTTCAGGTGATTGAATACATCCAGTTTTTACAAGAGAAGGTTCAAAAATATGAGTCATCTTACCCAGGATGGAATCAGGATAATGCCAAATTGATGCCTTGGGTAATTGTTTGTTATGCTTCCTCTATGTATGTGCATGACTATGGCTATGCATGCAAATTTGCTTAAAACATGCAATCTGTGGTGAAATTGTCCGTCTAGGGAATTATGTCTCTAGGTTCTTTGTATAGCAACAGTATTTAAAATCTTGCATCTAATTCTTTTAGCTATGTTGTAGGTCTCTGCTTATTCATCTTTTTTTGTATAAAATAAATTCTTCTATAAATGATGCAAGCTCTGGTAACAaactattatgatttaaatgatattCTTTGTAACATAAAAAAgtactaaaaatatttttttcatatagAACATTTCTCTACTGTTGATAATATTATGCTCTTTGGAATCTGCCTTGAGTCTGTTGTATCTTTTTGACAAATTTTCTTGCagcataatttaatttttatctgGGCCCAAATCAatcttgaattatttttttaaaaagatggttccaaatttattttgaaatcttaATTACTTATGCAaataaaagcacttttctaatattttgctttgttttttttgttttatggcAGGTAAAAGTCTATTACAGATCATTCTGGAAGAATGCACAGGTGTCTGTCATTTAGGCAATATGACTATCAATTGACAATTTTTATGCCTCTTTGCTGTTATAGAGCTGTCATGGTGATATGCTTTACTGGTGCAATGATTTTTTGCTATTCTTCCCACCCATAatcccttttttttcctttcaacaGAACAACAACCAAACCCCTGTAGATGGTCTATCTGACCCTTCTCAAGTCATTAGAAATGGTTCTGCTCCTCCTGCATCTGTTTTCGCTGGACAGTTTGATGAAAATGATATCCCTGCTGCACCTGTTATGCTTTCAAATGCTCCGAATCCAACACAATTGGACATGACTACTGGTGTCCCCTACAAGATAATGGAAACTGCTACAGGTTTTGCTAGTAAGTGAACTACAACTCCTTTTATTGGCCAATATAATTTGCTTTTGTGAGGGTAAATAGTGGTGCAAATCAGAGATTGATTTCAGTTGCAGATAACATGCCCTCTCAGGCTCAGCCGCATTGGTTAGGATCATCCAGCCCTGCTGATTGTGCTGTGAGCAGTGAGATGTTGAATGAGCAAGAAGAGTTGATAATTGATGAGGGCACAATTAATGCATCTGCCAGCTACTCCCAAGGGTATGCGCCAAACTATTCGTTGATAACTATTTTTATGCTGCTTCTAGATTTCAGCTTGAATTATACATCCATTTACAAATTACTTTTCTGGAAGGATGCTTGTGTTTGCTCATTTCATCTGTGTGCATTTCTTTTATCACTTTTTGGTTGCAGTTTTCGTACTCCTTCACCTATTTCATTTCTTTCAATGGACTTTTCTGTTTGCTTCATTTCTTTCAATAGACTTTTCTGTTTGCTGCTTGAGTTATAATTGGATATTTTAACCAACTTGCTCAAGCTTAAGTCTTTCTTTTCTTGTACTTAGATATCTTGAGAGAGATATGTGAATATATATGATCATTCATATGTCATTATTATTATCACCTGATTTCCTGTTtctttttgtttgattttttttctcatatcaAAGATCTCTTGATGTTT
This DNA window, taken from Musa acuminata AAA Group cultivar baxijiao chromosome BXJ3-7, Cavendish_Baxijiao_AAA, whole genome shotgun sequence, encodes the following:
- the LOC103992358 gene encoding transcription factor BIM2 isoform X1, producing the protein MEAAASRSGRGFDDEDDDDQEFAKREGFFFSHKDLTIKADGKGSGTDDLPTTPRSKHSAMEQRRRNKINDRFQILRELIPHSDQKRDKASFLLEVIEYIQFLQEKVQKYESSYPGWNQDNAKLMPWVKVYYRSFWKNAQNNNQTPVDGLSDPSQVIRNGSAPPASVFAGQFDENDIPAAPVMLSNAPNPTQLDMTTGVPYKIMETATGFAIADNMPSQAQPHWLGSSSPADCAVSSEMLNEQEELIIDEGTINASASYSQGLLTSLTQTLQSSGVDLSQANISVQINLGKRATNRRPTATTALSNYKDPDDPASTNQAVGRSMMGITNQESSQAAKRHKADNC
- the LOC103992358 gene encoding transcription factor BIM2 isoform X2; the encoded protein is MEAAASRSGRGFDDEDDDDQEFAKREGFFFSHKDLTIKADGKGSGTDDLPTTPRSKHSAMEQRRRNKINDRFQILRELIPHSDQKRDKASFLLEVIEYIQFLQEKVQKYESSYPGWNQDNAKLMPWVKVYYRSFWKNAQNNNQTPVDGLSDPSQVIRNGSAPPASVFAGQFDENDIPAAPVMLSNAPNPTQLDMTTGVPYKIMETATGFANNMPSQAQPHWLGSSSPADCAVSSEMLNEQEELIIDEGTINASASYSQGLLTSLTQTLQSSGVDLSQANISVQINLGKRATNRRPTATTALSNYKDPDDPASTNQAVGRSMMGITNQESSQAAKRHKADNC